TaaatgaacaaacaaacttgGACGTCAATGTACGCCATTTTAAACTATTGccttaagcgatggtagtacacccactataaattataaaagttgcATAAAGCCATCCACTTGGCGGTCCTTATAATTTGTCACCTTGCCGTTAATAAAACCCTCTTACTGCAATCAGGGACAACGTAACTCCATTATGTCCTCTGAAAATTTATTTGCGTTCAGTATATCAGCTATGGAAGGAAGCAGTGATTGCCAAGTGGGAAAGGCTTCGGACTTcatttcgtggagaccgagttcgagccccggcatcCACCACCCGCActactgacttttcggagttatgggagtttttaattcaagcaatttaaatatcacttgctttaaactaCCCGTAACTTACCCcgatatactgaatacttcTGCGAAAAACCTTGTGAGTGCACAGGCGTgatgtacctaataataaataaataaattattgtactaaaacaatacacgtatcaccatctagcctcaaagtaagcgtaccttgtatcttttatattaattttaattgtaaaaaaaatcaattatttgactagagtttttttacaaaactttgCATTTCTATACATACTCTTTATTCATAAGTTCCCGAAGAAACGGGTAATTGTACTAAATATAAAGTGCAATAACGCAGAGCCAGAGCGAAGCGTGTCTAGGTTTAACCAGTAAAACACTTAGAGTTTAGATTGTGGATACGAGGTCACAGATTGCCAGAGTGGTCGTTAGTTCAACGAAACTGTAGCAACGTGACTGGATATTTCCAGTTTTTAGGAGTCATCACTTTAATCTAATTTATCCCCCTCAAGTTCCAGACAACAAGTAGACACAATGGGTATATTAGTAACTAGCTCATCCCCGCGTCTTTTCGTGCAAGTTCTGATAAGTAAatttcattatcatcgtcataatttcaaccgattgacgtctgctgctggacataggtcttatgtagggCGTTCCGAACTCCATGGTTCTGGTAAaattgtatccagcggctctccgcgactcgtttgatgtcgtctgttcacCTTGCGAccagtgcggggttgccattccaacaccttgggacccggTTCggtcatcggttctccgagctctTTGCCTCAGCTTCGCGActagttgagctatgtcagtaactctataATTGTTCTACGTAGCCACCCACGAGTGCGGGCCCACTTTCAATAAACCGACGTTTTTTTACCTTGGTCCATTCTTCCGCTAGTTCGAAAATGCGTGTCGTCTCCTGAAAACATCGGTATTtcaatatatgtttttttattccacttcaagttcgCCCTTGTCTGCTATCCTGgtaaatgcagtctaagatggtagcgggctaacgtatTAGGTAGTGTGGAAGTTATATCCTTAATCGGTTTATGTACTTGACAACGTACcgtaacactaaatcacttagcggcacgtctttgtcggtagggtgcgaccgaagcctcccaccaatcCGGaatagagaaattataaattcctaaatagtAATGGATAGGCCACTGATCGTAAAATACAACTCACAGGTGTAGTAATTTGAAAGAAAACACGAGTATTTCATATCTTGGGTTATGGACCTAAAAGCGACGTAACACTTATCGTAAAATAGAACTCATAAGTGTGCTTAtttacacttataataaaactgtaactggaagatttctgtatatttagtatattttgaaaattttcaccgggggatgctttataatcgatactgagtccaaaacagatttttatttaattattgtctgtctgtatgtctttctgtctgtctgtctgtctgtccgggcatcacttgaaaactactgaacaaatttaaataaaatttggtatagtagtagctgatatttcgggttaactataggatactttttatcccgataaataataagtttcctccgtGAAATGAGATGaagtttttaatcaattttacttcataactccgttaaatttgagccgaatttttaattctttttttatttgaaagtgtatactatttaacatgtattgtctaattttaatgaagatctgataaatattgtcggagataaaggacgtaACTCATCATAAATAACataaggcatatgggacagcgattgAATCAtgcgtactaatattataaatgcgaatgtttgtgaggatagatgtatggatggatttatgtatgtatgtgtcaactaaaatatttacaacttactaactcagtataccacgtaaaattagatcagatctattctagcttctcgattgactcataagcggacgaagtcgcgagtttccgctagtatgaaataaaacaaGAGTATTTCATATCTTGGATTATTAAACTAAAAGCGATGTAATACAAATGCCATAGAAGTCCTTGGCTGGTGCTTTTAAAGCGTAAGTAAATTACAGTTACACGAAATACGCCAAGAATGGTTCAGAGTTCCTCACACCGTACGAAAACTTATTGGGAATAAAAaacccaaataaaaataaatcaaactcCTTTTTTGCGCGCATTGACTAATTTGAATGGCATCCCAAAATAGCGTGAACGCTGgtaatgaataaaattacaaGCGAATCCTCTTATCCTCGCCATCGATTTATTACGAACATATTAAGAACCAGCCCCGTCTTCGCTCGCATGTCATGTACTTTGCACTACTTGTGAATAAAGTAAgtagttttaacattttatccttatgaattatttattagtaaatgagGAAAGTGTGTTGTTTGTTATTTGtgtcaaatttaaattcttcaGAAAAGATGTTCTATTACCACTGACCTGTATACTATAGTACgctataatagaggtcagtttTTAGTCAAGAAATGTATCTTGATCATTAATTTTACTTGTCTATTCACAATAAACAAAAGATTAAAAAGTTCATGAATTAAAAAGTCCTTATAAatgcccaccaatccgcactgggccagcgcggtggagcTTCTCATCGTGgcaggagaccagtgccctgtagaaGACCGGTTATtggtttatataaattaaaaaaaataggtcaataattaaaaaaaatacttggtttgtattacttaatcatttatttgttacctatgtttcaTCCGTTACACCGCCGTAGCGTGCACCCTGGACACAAAGAAAGGATATTGAGAATAcctgaataaatatactacgacaatacacacatctggGTACTAAAaagactgctgaatattttttatgaataatctaaatagatagatagataaatactttattgcacataattaagggataaagataataaatatttgaaacagaaatacatcaaaaatcaaaatgcaaaggcggtcttatcccTTTAAGTGATCTCCTCCATACAgataatgaaagaagaaaataaatgattatggaaacggaatagtgcaatatttttttattagtatttatgtatataataatatacataaatactaataatatacagataaacacctagacactgaaaaacattcatgtttatcacgcaaatattttccagttatgggagtCGAACTCACAGGCTTCGATTCAGAAAACAGGTTAactgccactgcgccaatctacAGTCAAATATACTTCGGTATTGCTTATAAGCCGTTCATAgggagtaatttttttttttatttatacactttatttgtacaccaccaaaataaaagaaactatgaggaaacttaaaaagggTGGGGTAGGTATTTTACTATCATGTTCACGAataattacatactaatacttattcaaattacacacacatattaatataatatttatataaaaacatatacacatatttaaataatatgagttaGAATAAACGACCTCTGTATTGCTCAATCAATAGTGTTTTTTGCCCTCGGGAACGGTTCCCggttgcttttccgggatacaAAAGAGCTATATGATTCACAGACTTGGAAAAAGGTACAAAATCGGAAAAAGGACGTGATTGAAGGACAAAacaacactttcgcatttattatatctgAAGGATGAAGGTTTAATCTCACGCTTCCTCGAAGCGGAACCGGGTCACATCGTAATGTATCGGGCATCCACAATGATCCGTGGTAatttttcgaataaaaaaaaaaacgaaaagaaGGAGAAATTAGCGTGCATGCCCTTCGGTAACGATCGGAGATTCAATCATGATTTGGGATAGCGGGGGCGATATTAGTTACGATATTCGCTCGGCTGTCGATACAAGCGAATAAAGAAAAGTTTATCAATATTTGTTGAAAGCTTAtataaaagtcatattatacttatagtataaaggattacgtaaacgataaaaaaagcttgggtgtaaaaaTTTGCACTTAGCaggtttcttaaatatttacaaatgaaaatgtgagatggtgatagcaaaaagaacaaacggctaagtttgttgcgcgcttcttcttagaccagggcgcgtttaggaccggctgaaaaccagtgctgcgcgttttagtatgcagctatactgagccagctcctttgtcacaccttttttttgtgtattctttaacaatttatgatacaaatgtaacaatttacacaaatgtgtgacaataaagacgatttttctttctaatAGGCCTACGtggataaagaaattttgaatttgaatttgaatttaattactCGGTGgtgttcggaaccctcgtagcttttgttttaagttaatggATTTAGtcatcgccatcactactcactatgtacacattttatatataatcaacgtatcaaaagtgtcatctatgtgcctatttgaataaagaaatatttgactttgactttgttatttaaaatttacgtTATTAATGTGAACGCAATGctaaatcaatataatattatgattgaaACGTGGATTGCCATATTCAgtttaactaaatataaatacggACGCTATGATAATTCaatctcaaattcaaaattaatttatttcaagtatgcctggttattaaagcacttttgaaacgtcaagtaagccgtttgtagtgactctaccaccggttcggaaggcagattctaatgAGAAACTAAGaatctcagcagattgctctatttgaacatcattttacagttctacaatctttagaacttttctatcttgtgagagattaaATGTCACTAAATTTCTTGACATTATATTTTCACACAGATTCTTCAACAAAAATACATAATGCTAAAtcaagtttaataatataagatatcgttttaataaatttttttaaatataagttataagaatttaatttatttatgactttAGTATTTTAAAGTCTAAAAGATGTTAACAAGAGAGTggagtattttttttccttGATTAACCTCGTGTTATATGGTCCACATAATCAGATTGTCTCgaatttctaaaatataataaaactatacatATACCATACAACGTTGCCTGTTTTATTAACTCTAAACTAAGCTAAATTAGTAAGTTAAAAGGTAGTTCTatctattttacttttttttaattactgatagcACTAATTCAAGAACTGCCAATTTAGTTACAGAGTTGTGTATAAGAAAATTGGTACCGAAATTATTCTCGCTACGTATCGATACTCGCGATCTGGTCGCACCGGTTTGGCCTCATTGTAGCGGTACTGCATCAGGGTGAGATAACTCGCGCTCAGCCTCTTCCATCACTTGCGAGACAAATTACACGCCACCGCCAGGGCTGTGCCAAATAGATTCTCCTCGATTTAATGttcaaaaagttttcaaaatggACACTAtgattattcaaattcaaattaatttatttcaagtaggccttttaGAACGTCAAGTAAGTAGTTttactctaccaacggttcccTCGGTTGGTAGAGTCGGTACTTCGGTTATTTTAGACATCAACACCAAAATGGTAGAAAGCACTCTGATCGTGGGACCTAATCTGtcttaactttttatttcagtacTATTCAGTACACATTATTCAATAGAGTATTTTTCAGTACACCATTAGTAATCTaaactttaaataatgaatagtgaaaaaaactattatataaaaattcagaTAGGAGGAAATTTCAATGTCCATTTTAATGGATTAttaatgcatttaaataaaataaaaaattatattgaatataaCATGAAATGCGTGATAAAATTTAGTtcaatttagatttaaaaaaaaaaatgctgattCTTATAAAAAGGTAAATATTTATCCTCCTCGAAGAAGCTTAAATTCATTTAGAATAAAGGATTGAACGGAAATTAAAATAGGTAAATTTTGGAACGAACGGAGTCTAGGGTAAACACTAGTTTTGGTAAAAAGGTTGTGACAACCCTAGGTCATCAAGTCCTGCTGACCGCTGGGTATAAAAGTGTGTCCTTGGCCAGTTTTTGGCAACTCCCTGGACAGCCTTCACACCTACAATATGGAAGGACGCCGGACACTCTGCTTTATTGTGAGttatatcaattattactattttttgctgagtaaaattaatttcagagTACCGTATAGATATCCGCGTGCTGCTATTACGCCGATCGTGCCGCCACGCACCAGAACAGTCTTCGGAGCAAACTCCACTGTCCCTCggttatgtaaattatacaataaattcagTCAGTCAATTGACATTAACTTTAACTCGCATAGCACTTTTCGTAAAATTATCATCAGTAAATTAACCAATCTGTCATCCCGAGTTTAATAGTAtcttaatcattgtttattttgcataattaGTCTCTTTAGTATGTAGAGTAGTTAAacatagttctaattttaattttaattttaatcataacttcttttataataataatttatttttttccgtttGTAACTGTTCCGCCTTTattgttgttctttttattagtttttattgatTCTCTTTGAATATTGTTAGTACATAAGCGaaattagcatgtagtgtttacctttatatggttttgcatactctgtgtaatatttatatgataagtaatattagttttatttatgtaaaatcgctggtagacccaataaataaataaataaataaataaattactgttggaataaaactaatatttacaCTAAAGTCTCATAGTGTTTCCTTACGCACTGTGAAGGTTcaaccaatttttttcaattggagcagtgatagcacagtgggtaggacttcgacttcactttgaggggccgagttcggttcccagctaacttttctaagttacaagtacgtgcgttttatgcaaGTAAATTATATCTTGCTTCAACTTTGACGgaaaacataatgttctcagttCTAAAAGGTGttaggagtccaccaatccgttcttggccagcgtggtggaccatggCCTTAACACTTTGTCATTCTGGGAGAAGATCCGTAATCTGTACTGGTCCGATAGCGGGTTGATATGGTTATAATGATAAGATCTTTTTGATAATGcaattataaagatttttttttgtttttatgttttaattttaaatattactattgcTATGTaacttatataattattgtaagtagGAATccaaaggtttattttattttattttatatatattattatttttaaaacgattatacttttagtaaaattttaatgacaAGTACTCTTTATTTAGGTGCTGAGTTTTGCAGCCGTCACCGGCGTGACATCTACAATCAAAGAAAGCCTGAACATACCCGAGAAGATCATCGGTGGAGTTATCGACATCGTGCAGAGCCACAAAAACAAACCAGTCCAGGGTCAGCAGCCAGCCTACCCCCCCAACTACCAGTACCCTCAATACCAGCAGTGGAACGGCCAGTCAAACTACCAAGGTCAAGGATTCCAGCCCCAGCCCCAATTCCAGGGTCAACAGTTCCAGAATCAGGGACAATACACAAGCTTCCCCCAAGGCGGTAACAACAATTTTCCTCAAGGTAGTAACAACAATTTCCCCCAAGGGAGCAACACCAATTTCCCACAAGGAGCTACCAACAATTATCCGCAAAGTGGGAACAACAATTTTCCGCAATCTGGTAACAATTTTCCCCAAAATGGGAATAATTATGGCAGCGGTAGCAGCAGCCAAAGCTATCCAGCTGTGACTGGGCAGTCATTCAACCAAGGACAGAGCCCAGGGCAGTATCAAGGAGTCTACCACAACGCCAATCAGATGGGCCAACCAACCCAACAGCAAAATACACAGACCGGGTACTACACTCAAAGTCAGTCCAACGGCCAATATCAAGGTACCAATACTGGCACCGGCCAATATACTGGACAGCAAGGATTCGTTGGCCAAGGAAATGGATCTGGTCAAACTAGCCAAGGGTTTTATGGAAATGGTGCTCCACAAGCTGGCCAAGGTACTCAAGGGCCTACGTGCGTTTGCCAAGCTTGGACCAAACCACCTCAAGAGATTTATGGAGATTCACCAGTAACTGAGAAGAATGAAAAGAAGGAAGAATCGGCTAAAGAACGAATGATCTATACATAATCctacttaatcaattatttatctatttatttttagatataagtAGTTTGATGCAAAAGCTTTTGCcagaagaaaataatttttcccCAATATCTTTATAACTTTGAAatatacagtaaataattatatttgaccCATGCTTGGCTTAGTTCCAACAAGTGCGTTGCGTAAACGGGTGAATTGACTCCAAAATAATGTATAAGTGAATTGTTCTGTAATGatctagttttataaaaaagtgtgtatttttataaaactagatCATTAgagacaaacaaaaacaaacatatgcattaaaagatataatatgcatgtctatcttttaaacttttaaattattattataaaaccaatTACAAAGCACTATCAACACTTTTGCGAAAGCttttcattgaaataaaaacttatttataatatattttgttcaaaATAGTTATAGTTAATTTCCATTTTCAtgtttatgctattataaaattGCAggcgtgtaatttataaaacttgatCTATTTTTCTTATTCCTCTGtacttttattcttatttattagtaggtagctatttatttacttaagctataataaagaaaaattttggtaataaaatacaacttttattttattaataaattctagACGACTGAAAAAATATGGTGAATCTGTTATGTGTGGCTGCACGCGTGATGAattcagaataataataaaaactattacatACCTTACCACTGTCGTTAGATTAGAAATTGAATGTAAAACCTTTCTTCTGAATTTTATAGATTCCCGGTCCCTCTAGCTAGGTTTAGGCTCAGTCTCTCAGTCAGTTGGCCAGTTTTGTCGACCTCCcaagagcaatttgggaattccaAGGAATTTCGgtgttttctctggtctggtcctctggtgggaggctttgggccgtggctagttaccaccctgccggcaaagacgtgccgcttagtgatttagtgttccggtgcgatgtcgcgtagaaaccgattagagttacgactgccatactccctgacaggtaccatcttagactgcatcatcacttaccaccaggaataatgaataaaaaattaaaaaagagtcagttaaaaaaaaccctcGATCAAGTTTTATGCATTCTACTGAAAActtaaaatcgaaataatataaacacacaactgaaattttttttccgcatttgttaCGGTTTCATACAAACCCAATGGGAGCCGTCTGTTTTTATACGCTTTATATTTGcttcataataatcataataataataaatcacctgtatgtttgtttgtatgtttgtaaccgactcctttggacccTTCACAAATTTTTAGaaatatcgaggaccgatgacaatacactaatttgataagattattccacatttgaaaaataagatttttgttaatttatatgattttcatctatagtcgataaAGCATGAATgatgtcaattttaatttccaaccattatcttcaTCTTCTATGGTTAACCGATTAACTATGCTATACCTAATGAAAATagtagtttaagaaaaacttaaaatcacgcttttataaataaactaaactaaagggtagaattttttttttcgttccaCACACTAAAGTATATTtggtatttgaaataaatattggcACAGATGagactttaagttataagtaattataattacaatttaaaattaatatttacaataaaattagctctattttaaaaatcaaattgatttgtAGCCTAATTACAGTGTttagcaaggacaaacaaacatactttataatactagtaaagATTGCCATGTAGCTGGTATGTACTATACGGTATCATAGTATTTTATAGCAATCAGAGTGACATAATAGTAACTGAAACACCACGTTGTCGACGCTGTGACGGAAGCAGATTAATTGTGTAGGGCAATGTTAACAAATGACATTGTCTGTAATTATcattttatcaaatttatacTGACCGACGGACTGTTTTACTTCGCGCTTTAGGTACGAAATCATACCTACGCGTTTTGTGTCGAGTAGGTACTCAAAATGCGTCGGTTTTAGTCCctctttagttttatgtttacggatttagcacaaaataaataattttgtcttCGTGGTACAACTGgcgagttaattttttttttcgctcgGAAGGAtacttgccgctaaccaccggaggggttgctacggcgtcaccggaggagtggggcgagcgcgaaagctcgcaatgagaagagccccagggctcgacgacatcggggggagagtgggagacttcgaaccgagggtgcctcctgcgagggctcggacctcggctcggttcgacgttaatctgactgtaaCTGGCGAGTTATGCTTTTACCCTTAGCTTAGTATAGAAAGACGCTCGCTTACGTGGAATCGCtgtcgagtatcgaaataccgTTATTGCAAAATTGACATAATATCCTTCGTCAGTCGCAAAATTCTGTACTACGGATTTATATTTTGACAAAGTACTAGTTGAAGAATTGCAAACTAATTTGGGTATTAAAGCAATAGCGATAGGTGCCATATTATTCTGACTATCCATTCGTTTCGATAATCAAAAACTACTCTGATTGCGAGCGAACTAATCTCAGTGTACAGCGCATAtcgttaaatggtgccagcagcgtctcTTGCGGGATATCTGTAATCCGGTGATGAAGTTAGCTTAGGTAAATAAGTAGTAGTCCGGATTAGGCTACGGTTATCTGGTGCACACTATCgtaggtaaaatataaaatcagacACATTGCAGctacaaaaattttaacttatcgctttatttaaaactgGGTAGGTATTAAGTAAGTGAATTTTCTGTAGTTTTGAgtctatacatatattatgtggcCTGGTATCATGACATATTGTCCAGATGATCAAATATTTAAAGCGAGTTaaggtataaataaaacattgatttatcAGTGTGTGTGAATAATATCTTCGTGTGTATTGAAAGTAGGTCATCATATCCACTTCTTCTTTTATATCATGTTATATGTtatgttgtatattattttgtatattagtgacgaacacaatttttttttatacaagcaGGTTTATCGCatcgcaaaaataaaaaaatgttatctatGATACAAATGAATTTCTTTCGGGTCCGGATTTAGAAGTAGGTACtcagataaatataataagtttataaaaatcGGAAATCacataattgtaactattaggttagtttattaataaaaatcccCCCTGCCCCTTCTTTCTTTATCCAcggctgtggtttcgattcccacaactggaaaaatgtgataaacattaatgttttgaagtttctgtgtgtttatctgtatattataaatatttatgtatgaaatgaaaaaatattcatcagttatcgtaGTAACCAAAACACAagttacacttactttggggctagatgacaaagtgtgtattatgttaatatatttattattaagtagctaaaaatttaaagtattcagtatcgctaagccatgaatgaggggtttgctgctgtccgctgaggagttctgtcctcatTCTCCAACCACAgcttggacaaaattaaacacatattataacctctatattaaaaaaattatttaaatcggttataatttgtcggagttatggtgtaaaatcgtcaaacactttcatcccctctcccaaaggaaccgagcttaatgtcgggattaaaagtCAATATATCCTTTATATTttgtcctatattacttctaacacttccaagaatatgtatacaaagtttcatgaggatcggttaagtagtttttgcgtgaaagcgtaacaaacaaacttacgttgacatttataatatcagtaccTAATGTTTGTGGCAAATGTATACTATTGAAACAcagtttttagattttttttcaggCGAAACAGTGTGTCTATTATTTGTATATCGATGATTGCAGCCTCAATTTTCGACCAGTTTCAGATGACCTTCCGCGTCCTTCTCCAGCGTGACAAAATCAGGCGAGCAAGGGGTAATATTTGACCGGCTCGCTGGTCGAGTCTCGTACCTCTATATTGGTTCGAAGATGCGCGCGCCGACTTACGTAATCGTTACGTAAGGGGCGAATGGGGGTTGCAGGGGTGCGGGGTGCGCGGGGCGAGGCGAGCAGGGGCGAAGCAGCCGGCAATCGATTCCGCACCGCAGTCCGGCTAGGCGTTCGACAATGGCAGACAAGAATAAAGTTGCTGAGCAGTATTATGCCCCACCACCGGACCTAGGAAAATGGGAGGGCTTCAAGGTCTTCCTGTGGAACTCGGAGACGGGGCAGTTCCTGGGCCGCACGGGATCAAGCTGGGGTGAGTCAGTTTCT
This Pararge aegeria chromosome 3, ilParAegt1.1, whole genome shotgun sequence DNA region includes the following protein-coding sequences:
- the LOC120637011 gene encoding glutenin, high molecular weight subunit DY10-like, whose translation is MEGRRTLCFIVLSFAAVTGVTSTIKESLNIPEKIIGGVIDIVQSHKNKPVQGQQPAYPPNYQYPQYQQWNGQSNYQGQGFQPQPQFQGQQFQNQGQYTSFPQGGNNNFPQGSNNNFPQGSNTNFPQGATNNYPQSGNNNFPQSGNNFPQNGNNYGSGSSSQSYPAVTGQSFNQGQSPGQYQGVYHNANQMGQPTQQQNTQTGYYTQSQSNGQYQGTNTGTGQYTGQQGFVGQGNGSGQTSQGFYGNGAPQAGQGTQGPTCVCQAWTKPPQEIYGDSPVTEKNEKKEESAKERMIYT